The Toxotes jaculatrix isolate fToxJac2 chromosome 20, fToxJac2.pri, whole genome shotgun sequence DNA segment ATTTGTGACCTCAGTACTCTGTATGTTACTTCATGATTTGGTCACATAACACAACCTACGTGAAACTTAAGGGGGAAATCTAAACGTTATTATATTACCTGTTACAGCTTAAAATTTCACATTTGTCTACTTTCTGTCCGCAAAGATGAAACATTTGCTTGAGTCAAAACCCACATTTAAATCCATTATATATAGAGAAAGGACAAACATCTACGCTTTCTTAGTAAATGTTCCAGTGTTGATAAGTCTATACTTCCTTTACTGAGTCAGTTCTAACGTGTTATGATTTGTTGGTTAGGAAATGTCAATCTGTGAAACCTCTGACACAAcgagtttgattttttttccccttgcaATTTGCATACGATAATACTATGTAACCGCAGCACACAGTAAAGGTTATCTCACCTCATATCATCATCTTTGTCGGAACTATAAGTGCCCTCCACAACTGTGTCACCTACGGGCACAGTGGCCTTCGAATCGTCTGTCAGTAAACCACTACTCTCCTCTGCACTGCCACAGGGACTctcagtgtgacagcagcagttccccatctgctctctctctctctctcttcctcggAAGTCAGACAGGTTTTAGGCTGACCGTCGTCCAAAACAACCACAAGCGACCTGATGAGTCGCTGAAGTCTGAGGATTTCAGGAGTCCATGATGAAGAGGGTCAAGCTGCTACTAAAGCCAGGAGCAACCCATGTTTATGTGTGGCAATGTGGTTGATACCTAAAGGCAAAATGTGCAACATTAGTTAATATATGATCAAAACACTTAGTGTGATGAAACTGATGTTACAGCAAATTCTGTGATCTGGTTAGGAAGTTTTTCTCATTATTGATTAacatgctgattattttctagaTTAACCGATTAGTGGCCTTGTCTATAAAACGTcagacaataaagaaaaaatccCCCATTGTAGTTTCCCATAACCTTATACTACATGTTCAAATGCCTTTTTTTGACCAACCAAACACTTCAAAGCCCAAAGACATTCAGAATCCACACATACGACCTGCAGATTCTGTGATACAAAACCATTACCAATATGAAAATGGCGAAATATTCTAATATTGTATGGGTGAGATATTGCTCTAAAGGCGGAAAGGTGGCCTACAATACGTGCTATCAGAGCTGTTGAACTTTCTCTGCATCTACTGTTTATCATATAATCACAATATTTGGTAAACAGCTATCCAAAGGTATCACCCTACCTAAATACTGTGTGGGAACAGATTTTGGTAACCTCTATCCAAATACAGCACGTGATTATTAAAAGATTTTGCAGTAGCAACATGGCTAAAATTCCCATTCGTGTCACACCATTTGGTGTAAGACCTGTTTCAGCGATTTTAAATCATGGCTACACCCCTTTGTTAGTGTAAATGCGAGGAAATAACAGCACATTTCACACTGCACATTCACCTGTCACTGCCGTATTAACCCGTGATAATGACAAAAACATACCTCGGTTGAGTTTTAATGGGGACAAACTCCTCAAGCTTTCACTCATGTAGCTCCAGTTCCTGTTTCACTTAAGGTTAGCTGGAAAACAAGCTGAAGTTAGCTAGCCAGCTAGCTGCGGTAaacttaaaacacaaacatgcgcTGCTAAAGTGTGAACGCCGCTCATGAGGAACACCGCTGCCACAGTGGTTACCTTCTCTTGTGGCTACACCATTATCGTCTAATGCGgaacatttaataaaaagcgggtatttgctgtgttttctgcgGAACATCTGTTGGTGCGAACCCTTAGCATAGCCAGAGCAGCGGGGTCACGGCTCGGTCCGAGCGCATGACGTCATACTCATGTGCGCCGAGAGTTTTGCTGCGTTTACGAGCTACTCGTAAACTAGAATACTCTCGAGCAGATCGTTTTGATATCGatgtattttaattaattagttaattaatcCGTTTGTCGACCGACAAAACAGGAGTTTAAGTAATTTATTAAGAAAAAATGATAACGACCAACTGTTTCTGAGACCTCTGAAAACgaccaaaaataaaatttgtttctgaaacaaacagcaggataTTACTGCAGGATACAATATCTGAAACATAACCTTATCAGTGGTTGTTCCTGATAAACTCTGCCAGTCTGATaacaggaaaatattttaaatttcacCTTGCGGTTTTTTATGATAATGCTTTTGTTTATATGAATTTAAGGAAGGACACGTGCTTAGCAAAAGGTCAAAATATCTTCtagatataaataaacaaatgaagggAAATTCTTCCCTGTTATCAAAACATCTATTACCAGTGTTATGTTTAAGGggtaatatttttttcagtgagtaGCAAAATAAGTGCAAGAACAGAAATGCAGTAAAAAAGCaaatccattttttattttcaaacattCTTGAAATACtaagatgaaaaaaatttattttacattatatacATCAAAAGTACTTCACTGCAGCATGTAAGAAATTTACACTTGAAACTATTTTGGTTCATAGTTCATGTGCCTGTTTAAGCATCGTCCTCCTTCTGTGGCTTTGGTCCCTGATCTTCCATCACTACATGTTCTTCAGCTCCTGTATGTGACTGATCAGTTCCTGGGGAAGACCAAGCTCTGACACTACATtcatgcagagctgcagcaggaggttTAGACCTTCATCTGAGCTGGAAGAGCAGTCAGTTGACCCTAAGCAGTGTTTTTGTGGCTGGTGAGGAATGTCCAGGTccattttttctcctctcctgcagcagcCCGCCTCTTCACATCCCTCTCCACAACAGTCCCGATCTGCCTGCTCCACCTCCAGATCCTCCATGCTCTCTGAGACGTCGCTCACACTGGGAGGGGGATTCTCCAAAGCCTGCCTGATGCCGTCTGTGATTTTGTCCTCATGCTGTGAAACACGCTGCAGGAGCTCAGTGACAGAGGCTGGGACGGGGTTTTCCGGATGCTGAATCTGGCACCAGCACCATATAGCACTGTGATGAGGCACACAAAGAGGCAACAGTGTCAGATACAATGGCACAGAGAAGTGACTGGGACCGGCATCTGCTGGACAGAAAAGAGACTTCAATAAAGGTCAGTACAAAAGAGACTCACGATGTTTCTGTTCAAGAACTAGGCTGAAATCTTTACTGGATAATATCACACATAAAGGGTTCAAAAACATGGAAAGGCTTtgcaaaagataaataaataagtaaaacaaaatactgCCCAGACCTACAGCAACACatattttcagtctttgagttttgttgatatttttaaaGCAGTAACAAACTAAAGTTTGTAAAAGACTGTACTGTGTGTTGGTTACAACAAGCAGTCAGAGGTCGTATCTTTGGGAATCTATGACCTGCAGCACTGGTCAAATGATAAATAATATGACTGTATACCTTGCAATTCCTTTGAGACGGCCCACGGCCACAGTCTGAGCTGCTCCTTCCCTGAACCCCAGGTTGAAACCGGCCTGAAGAGAGGCCTCCTCCCCGGCATCAACTCCGTCTACATAACCATCCTGTCCGTAACACCCACACCATGAGTTAGAGGGGAAagactcacattcacacactaaacacaagGTAGTACTTAGAGGATTAGGAGCATGAGACGCCGGCTTCACAGTAACCGCTGCTGTTTATACGCTAGGTTTAGCATTTTGAGTAAATTAACAGCAGGTAGGAAAAGACAGTTTCAGCGAGGTCAGCTACTTTAGCTTCACCCTGACTCGTTTCTTCATGTTGGACGTCCACTCTTTACTCTGAAGACCGAGATCGTCCGCGTTCTCGTCGAAGACATCCTCAGCACTGCACGGCACGGCTCTGACCCAAGACATGACTGGTTCAAAACTAAAAGCCCCGCTTCAACCACGATTATTGATGTTTCGGTGACATTTGTGCGACAAACACCTTTTTATATGCAGCCTGTAGCCGAGCCACGCAGCAGCGTTTAGCTAACGTGCTTACGTTTAGGTACGTAACCGTGCGTCATCGGCCTTCTCCTTACAGAGAAGTCCACCTAAAAAcgaaaattattatttatttattttttttaaatttatatataaCAAAGAAGTAGCTACAACATTATTCAAGGTTCATAAAGAAACAGTAGAACTAAAATTATAAAAAGTGCCAGCTTCACTGGTTTTGATGATATCCTTCCTTTCACACACCTTTCCTTGTGTTAAAGAACTGATTATTACAGTTTGGGGTGTACTTTTTCTTTGACGCACAGCACTTCTGTGGTGTTCGTGTCTGAAATGAGAAGCTGAAGGCTGGGTGGTGCGTACTGCCATCTAGCGGCATGACACACCAGCAGCAAATTAAAAGAACACTAATAAAAGATAGTGATGTTTTTTAAATCCTGGAGGGGGCGCTAAAGCCCCACTCTAAAACTGACTGTGGCCCACAAAGGTTCACTGCAAGACTCACAACcatcaaacagccacagcatcAGAGCTCAGCTGTGTTTACAGATGATCAAATCCCTAAACACACAGCCTCATCATTTTATCAGAGTTTTAGCTTTACCACTCCTCATCTGCACCACATTCTTCCTCCAGTGCCTTTCCATAGTTGGtttgatttagattttgtttctgtcgcttgttttgattttcattaAATACAGAGGGATGAACAACAATGACAATTTGTAGATACAACAGTCACTAAAAGTTTTTATAGCATCACAAAACGGTATATTGGTGTGACGAGTGTATTCATCTGCATATTTGATCAGTGTAACTTATAAATACTGGCTAATTGATTTGCATTTGGAtagatcaaatcaaatcagaaattaaatttagTCTCAGCTGTAAGTTGATTTTTACAAAAATGATTGAGGGTCATGAGGATGTGGaactaaacacaacaaaaatacacaacaatatTATTTCGCATGTGCATTGTGAGGGCACACTCATGTTttagaaaagaaattaaaaaaacaaacaaaatgtcagaggCAGGGAGAAAAATGCACAAGGCCTAAAAACTTTGGCAATTtgacattaaaacaaataaatgaatccAACATGTTAGAAATCAGAAatcatgtcttgttttctttttttttttttttgtgaaatatttgaaCATTCATACAAATGTTTAGTGCAGCTTGAATGCTCCAGCTGTTCAAATCACTGTCcagtgcatctttacagttccCTGTTTAAGTTTTAAAACTAGAAAATGTCATCCGTCATGACAAACACATTATTCACTCATCAATAATGCATCTCACTTCCCTTTTTCTCACTGTTGAgtagagagaggggaaaaaaaacctccttgttttattttcagattttctcatTCTTCATGACATGCTTTAtggaaaacacaggagagactGCACGGCGGGCAAATGCATTTCACCTTGGTGGAATGCATTTGCAGCCGCTGGACAACAATGGCCTTGAGAATACCCGGAGGCCACGGTGGAGTTGTGTCTGTTCTGGAAATGGAGTCGGCCCGGAGGCCTCATTCACGGCAGCCACACCTTCAGTCCCCCTCGCTCAAAGAGTCAAAACAACCAGCCGGGGCAATCACCTGACACATTTCCATCCAATTTCCACTGCAgaatgtgttcattttcagGCTAATGGCATGTCATTTTGCTGGAGCCTTTGGTCAAGAATTAATCCTGGAATCAAAACAGATTTTCCGGGGAGCAATCTTCCATCAAGTATTGATTTTTTTACACTCACAGAGCCTGTACTCCCTAATTTAACCTGACAGCCAGCAGCACAATGGACTGGGAGCACCTTGGCATCTCACAGAAggagctctcctcctcctccttctctccatgaagtgaaagagagattggggaggaaaaaaaaacgactcCCAGATGTATAAAACAAAGAGCATTGCTTACAGAAAACGCAGAGATAAAGCTTCCGTCTCTATGTTTTACCTCTAATTATGTTTTCTAGTATAGTGCAACTTGGGCAGGTAAGGCTGAGAGGGAAAAGGGGAGAGTGTTCTGGGGCCATCAGCTATCATTATGGGCCTGTTGACATCTCCCTGTCTTTGAGTGATTCTCATCTGTGATTTCCCCTGGCCATTTTCCGCAGATGCACGAAGAGGGGTTTCATCATGGCCCCATAAAAAAGGCCCAAAGTGTCCGTACAGGTCCTCACTAATAAGAAAGCAAAGATGTGTCCGACCATGTCACTCCTGTGCCATCCATATCTGCTCTCTTGATGCCTTCAGATATGCAATCattctcccccctccctcccccaccctttctttctctccctctctctgtatgtgcTGTAAGTATACTATACCGTATGTAGAGGTCAGCGGGATGAGAGGATGATGGAGGGCAGGGCCAGTTATTTTCCTCTGGCTCTTAAAGCTGTGATGACCCATGAGCAGGAGAGTTGCACTTTGC contains these protein-coding regions:
- the otulina gene encoding OTU deubiquitinase with linear linkage specificity a, which produces MSWVRAVPCSAEDVFDENADDLGLQSKEWTSNMKKRVRDGYVDGVDAGEEASLQAGFNLGFREGAAQTVAVGRLKGIASAIWCWCQIQHPENPVPASVTELLQRVSQHEDKITDGIRQALENPPPSVSDVSESMEDLEVEQADRDCCGEGCEEAGCCRRGEKMDLDIPHQPQKHCLGSTDCSSSSDEGLNLLLQLCMNVVSELGLPQELISHIQELKNM